The region GACGAGATCGTGTCGACCGACGAGGGGCTGCGGCGCACGTCCGGTCGCTCGGGCGGCACCGAGGGCGGCATGTCGACCGGCGAGGTCCTCCGGGTCCGCGCCGCGATGAAGCCGATCGCGACCGTGCCCAAGGCGCTGCGCACCGTCGACGTCTCGACCGGCGAGGCGACCGTCGCGCACCACCAGCGCTCCGACGTCTGCGCGGTCCCGGCCGCCGGCATCGTCGCCGAGGCGATGGTCGCCCTGGTGCTCGCCAACGCCGTGGTCGAGAAGTTCGGCGGCGACTCCGTGCAGGAGACGCGCCGCAACGCCCAGTCCTACCTCGACACCCTCCGGTTCCGTTGATGCCTCCTCGCGTCGTGCTCGTCGGTGCGATGGGCGCCGGCAAGACCACCGTCGCCGAGCTCCTGGGAGAGGCATGGGGCGTCGCGGTTCGCGACACCGACCACGACATCGTGGCCAGCACCGGGCGCGAGATCTCCGACATCTTCGTCGAGTCGGGCGAGGACGTCTTCCGCGACCTCGAGGCCGCCGCGGTCGCAACGGCGCTCGCCGAGCACGACGGAGTCCTCGCCCTCGGTGGGGGAGCCGTCCTCCGGCCGGAGACGCGCGAGCTGCTCGCCGACGCCCGGGTCGTCTTCCTGCGCGTCGGGCTCACCGACGCGGTGAAGCGGGTCGGCCTCGGCACCGGCCGACCCCTCCTCCTGGGCAACGTCCGCGCCCGCATCAAGGCGCTGCTCGACGAGCGCTCGTCGATCTACGAGTCGGTCGCCACGCACGTCGTCGAGACCGACGGCCGCACGCCCGACGAGGTCGCGGCGGCGATCCGGGAGCTGGTGGCATGAGCACCGACACCGTCATCCACGTCGGCGGGGCCGCGCCCTACGACGTCGTCGTCGGCCACGACCTCGCCGGGCGCCTGCCCGGGATCCTCGGCGAGTCCGTGGAGCGCGTCGCGGTGCTGTACGCCGGCACGCTCGGCGCGCTGGCCGACCCGATCGTCGACATCCTGGTCGAGCACTACGACGTGCTGGCGCTCGGGCTCCCCGAGGGCGAGCGCGCCAAGACCGCCCCCGTCGCCGCCGACTGCTGGGAGGCGCTCGGCGAGGCCGGCTTCACCCGCTCCGACGCCGTCGTCACCATCGGCGGCGGGGCGAGCACCGACCTCGGTGGCTTCGTGGCCGCGACCTGGCTCCGCGGCGTCCGTGTCGTGCACGTGCCCACCACCGTCCTCGCCATGGTCGACGCCGCCGTCGGCGGGAAGACCGGCATCAACACCGGTGCCGGCAAGAACCTCGTCGGCTCCTTCCACGAGCCCGCGGGCGTGCTGTGCGACCTCTCGCTGCTCGACACGCTGCCACGCGAGGAGCTGGTCGCCGGGCTGGGCGAGGTCGTGAAGTGCGGCTTCATCGCCGACCCGGCGATCCTCGACCTCGTCGAGCGCACCGACCCCGCCGCGCTGACCGCCGGGTCGGCCGAGCTGCGCGAGCTCGTCGAGCGGGCGATCCGGGTGAAGGTCGACGTCGTCGTCGACGACCTCAGGGAGACCGGCGGCCGCGACGGCCACCCGGGCCGTGAGGTGCTCAACTACGGTCACACCCTCGCCCACGCGATCGAGCGCACCAGCGACTACTCCGTCCGCCACGGCGAGGCGGTCGCGATCGGGTGCGTGTACGTCGCCGAGCTGGCCGCGCGCGCCGGCTCGCTCGACCCCGCCCTCGTCGAGCGGCACCGCGCCGCCTTCGCCCGCGTGGGGCTGCCGACGACGTACGACGGCTCCTTCGACGACCTCCTCGATGCGATGAGGGTCGACAAGAAGGCGCGCGGCTCGCAGCTGCGGTTCGTCGTGCTCGACGACGTGGCCGCCCCGCGGATCCTCGCCGGGCCGTCCGAGGACGACCTGCGGGCGGCCTACGCCGCGCTAGCCTCCGACGGGTGACCGACTCCTCGTCCGACACCTCGACCGACACCTCGACCGACACCTCGTCGGATCCCGACGTCCAGGTCTCCGGTTCCGGCGGCACCATGACCCGGCTGGTGGGTGAGGCGCAGCCGCGGGAGGTCGACCTCTCGCCGCTGGCGCCGTTGCGCCAGGCCGAGGGGGACGGCCCGTGGTCGGCGGCGGGGACCGCTCCGTTCCTCCCCGTGGGTGCCGTCGTCCAGTGGCGCTACGGACGCAGGTGCGACCCGATGCGGGTCGTCCGGGACGACGAGCGTGGTCTGGTCGCGTGGCTGGCCGCGGACACCGAGATCCTCGCGACGGCCCCCGAGGACGGACGCGCGCTCCGGGACCTGCCCCTGGCCGAGAGGTTCACCGGGACGCGGGTCCCGACGATCGGTGCGTGGTTCGGTGGCGGCGTGCTCCGCATCGCGCCGACGGACCGGCCGTGGTCGGTGTGGCTGTTCTGGGAGGACGGCGAGCTCGATGGCCACTACGTGAACCTCGAGCTCCCGCACCGGCGGCACGGCGAGGAGACCAACACCCGCGACCTGGTCCTCGACCTCTGGCTCGACTCCTCCGGTGAGGCGTGGTTGAAGGACGCGGACGAGCTCACGGCCGCGGAGTCGACCGGCGTCTACACCGCGGCCCAGGCCGACGAGGTCCGTGCGATCGCGGAGTGGGCACGCGCGGAGCTGGTCGAGGGCCGCGCCTGGCCCCTCGACGAGGAGTGGCTGACGTGGCGGCCGCCGGCGGACTGGTCGACCCCGCCGCTCCCGGACACCCCGCTGGTCCGGGAGGCCCGGCGCACTACCCTTCCCGGGTGAAGGTCCTCGTCCTCAACGGCCCCAACCTCGGCCGCCTCGGTCGCCGGCAGCCGGAGATCTACGGCCACACCACCCATGCCGAGCTCGCGCACCAGTGCGTCGAGTGGGGCGCCGACCTCGGGCTCGAGGTCGAGGTGCGCCAGACCAACCACGAGGGCGAGCTCCTCGACTGGCTCAACACCTCCGCCGACGACGGCACCCCGGTCGTGCTCAATGCGGGCGCGTGGACGCACTACTCGCTGGCCCTCTGGGATGCGTGCGCCCAGCTCACCGCCCCGCTGGTCGAGGTGCACATCTCCGACCCGAAGCAGCGCGCCGAGGAGTTCCGCCACACCTCCGTCGTCGAGCCCCACGCTGCGGTGACGATCGCCGGGCAGGGGATCGACGGCTACCGCCAGGCGCTGGAGCACCTCGCGCGCGTCTGACACGATCGGGCGCATGGACGCCGGCCGGACACCCGTGGAGCTGAGTGCACTCGCGATCAACGTGGCCATCCCGGAGGACCTGCGATGGCGCGACACGCGTCGCGACGAGGAGTTCGAGCTCCAGTCGCTGACCATCCGGATGCTGCCCGACGGGTCGCTGGCAGCGAAGGCCTACGGGAGGCCGGTCGCCGGCGGGCGCGGGGCGTACACCTCCTTCCCGGTCCCGGACCGTCCCGAGCTCGACGCCCTCGTGGCCGCGGCCGCCGCCGAGGCCGCACGCCGCTGGTCCTCCCACACGTGAGGCACGTGGCGGGCTGACTCGACGGCCTGTGCTTGGATCGCGGGATGCTGCCGTTCCGCCAGGTCGACGTCTTCAGCTCCGAGCCCTGGCTCGGCAACCCGCTCGCGGTGGTCCACGACGCCGACGGCGTCACCGACGATCAGATGGCGCACTTCGCGAGGTGGACCAACCTCTCGGAGACCACGTTCCTCTGCGCACCCACCGACCCCGCGGCCGACTACCGCGTCCGGATCTGGACGACGGCCGGCGAGCTCCCGTTCGCCGGCCACCCGACGATCGGCAGCGCGCACGCGTGGCTGGAGGCCGGGGGAGTCCCGCAGGGAGACGTGGTCGTGCAGGAGTGCGGTGCGGGGCTCGTCGACGTACGCCGCTCGCCGCGGCTCGGCTTCTCCGCACCCCCACTGCGTCGGTCCGGGCCCGTCGAGGCGGAGCTGCGGGCGCGGATCGTCCACGCGCTCGGGATCGGTGACGCGGA is a window of Nocardioides oleivorans DNA encoding:
- a CDS encoding shikimate kinase, producing MPPRVVLVGAMGAGKTTVAELLGEAWGVAVRDTDHDIVASTGREISDIFVESGEDVFRDLEAAAVATALAEHDGVLALGGGAVLRPETRELLADARVVFLRVGLTDAVKRVGLGTGRPLLLGNVRARIKALLDERSSIYESVATHVVETDGRTPDEVAAAIRELVA
- the aroB gene encoding 3-dehydroquinate synthase; this encodes MSTDTVIHVGGAAPYDVVVGHDLAGRLPGILGESVERVAVLYAGTLGALADPIVDILVEHYDVLALGLPEGERAKTAPVAADCWEALGEAGFTRSDAVVTIGGGASTDLGGFVAATWLRGVRVVHVPTTVLAMVDAAVGGKTGINTGAGKNLVGSFHEPAGVLCDLSLLDTLPREELVAGLGEVVKCGFIADPAILDLVERTDPAALTAGSAELRELVERAIRVKVDVVVDDLRETGGRDGHPGREVLNYGHTLAHAIERTSDYSVRHGEAVAIGCVYVAELAARAGSLDPALVERHRAAFARVGLPTTYDGSFDDLLDAMRVDKKARGSQLRFVVLDDVAAPRILAGPSEDDLRAAYAALASDG
- a CDS encoding DUF402 domain-containing protein — protein: MTDSSSDTSTDTSTDTSSDPDVQVSGSGGTMTRLVGEAQPREVDLSPLAPLRQAEGDGPWSAAGTAPFLPVGAVVQWRYGRRCDPMRVVRDDERGLVAWLAADTEILATAPEDGRALRDLPLAERFTGTRVPTIGAWFGGGVLRIAPTDRPWSVWLFWEDGELDGHYVNLELPHRRHGEETNTRDLVLDLWLDSSGEAWLKDADELTAAESTGVYTAAQADEVRAIAEWARAELVEGRAWPLDEEWLTWRPPADWSTPPLPDTPLVREARRTTLPG
- a CDS encoding type II 3-dehydroquinate dehydratase, translated to MKVLVLNGPNLGRLGRRQPEIYGHTTHAELAHQCVEWGADLGLEVEVRQTNHEGELLDWLNTSADDGTPVVLNAGAWTHYSLALWDACAQLTAPLVEVHISDPKQRAEEFRHTSVVEPHAAVTIAGQGIDGYRQALEHLARV
- a CDS encoding PhzF family phenazine biosynthesis protein, producing MLPFRQVDVFSSEPWLGNPLAVVHDADGVTDDQMAHFARWTNLSETTFLCAPTDPAADYRVRIWTTAGELPFAGHPTIGSAHAWLEAGGVPQGDVVVQECGAGLVDVRRSPRLGFSAPPLRRSGPVEAELRARIVHALGIGDAEVDDMAWIDNGPGWVGVDLGTARAVLDVVPDIAAFTDLKVTVVGRHKAARAAELDADVEVRAFFADGRDFAEDPVTGSANAGLAQWLVGTGALPSSYTSRQGSAIGREGRVRIEADGDRVWVSGDAVTRIAGEVDL